Genomic DNA from Mycobacterium stomatepiae:
GTGCCCGTGCTCGACGGTAAGAAGTTGATCGGCATCGTCAGCATCGGTGACGTCGTGAAGACGCGCATGGAAGAACTCGAGGCCGAACAGCAGCAGTTGCAGTCCTACATCACCCAGGGCTGATCGCCCTTTTCGCCGTTGGCGATGGCACGAGTCAGCGCCAGGCGTAGTCGGTGCGCAGGCGGGCGGCCACCACGTCGAAGACCTCGCGTTGCAGGATCGCGCCCTCGCGGCGGATGCCCTCTTCGGGCACGTCGAGCACCCGATCCAGCCGCACCCAGCTTTCCCGGCCCTCGTAATCCCAGTCGCCGGCGCCGATCGCGACCCAATCCGGGTCGGAGGCGTGGTGCTCCTGGCTGGACAGCATCAGCCCGAGCAGGACGCCACGGTCACGGCCCACGACGAGGACCGGGCGGTCCTTTCCGCGGGTGGGATCGTCCTCGTAGACCACCCACGTCCAGACGATTTCCCCGGGATCGGCCCGGCCGTCGAGGTCTGGGGCGTAGACGACCTTGCGGGCCCGTTGTGCGGTGGGGAAGCTGTCGCTGGTCACCGGCCGGCCCTCGGTGAGCGACGCCGACCCCGCGTCGGCGCCGGAAGCCCGCGCGTTCGCGGTGGTCTT
This window encodes:
- a CDS encoding type II toxin-antitoxin system PemK/MazF family toxin, whose amino-acid sequence is MASGRKSQWRTFQRFAQNAIVYGVPRLIQQVQTAHAVYREIEQVVKTTANARASGADAGSASLTEGRPVTSDSFPTAQRARKVVYAPDLDGRADPGEIVWTWVVYEDDPTRGKDRPVLVVGRDRGVLLGLMLSSQEHHASDPDWVAIGAGDWDYEGRESWVRLDRVLDVPEEGIRREGAILQREVFDVVAARLRTDYAWR